From Streptomyces sp. Edi4, one genomic window encodes:
- a CDS encoding MFS transporter, with amino-acid sequence MSQTTNRPAGPARPRQAAPRIHRAWSVAAVAFVTIIGAAAFRSLPGLLIDPLHQEFQWSRGTVGAAVSVNLALYGLTAPFAAALMDRFGIRKVVAVALTVIAAGSGLTVYMHAAWQLMLYWGLLVGLGSGSMALAFAATVTNRWFTERRGLVTGILTAASASGQLIFLPLLSWLVEAHGWRPAAITVALAALAVVPFVWLLLRDHPADVGLAPYGSDAPVPKPAPVTGAARRTLTVLVKAARTGPFWLLAGTFAICGASTNGLVQTHFVPAAHDHGMPVTAAAGLLAVVGVFDVAGTIFSGWLTDRFESRRLLATYYALRGVSLLFLPMLLAPAVHPPMIFFIVFYGLDWVATVPPTIALCRRHYGEDSAIVFGWVLASHQVGAAVVAFLAGVARDAFGSYDVVWYASGALCAAAALMALVIRRVGPGGEPFAA; translated from the coding sequence GTGTCCCAGACAACCAACCGGCCCGCAGGGCCCGCCCGGCCGCGTCAGGCCGCACCCCGCATCCACCGCGCCTGGTCCGTGGCGGCCGTCGCCTTCGTCACGATCATCGGCGCCGCCGCCTTCCGCTCGCTGCCCGGACTGCTCATCGACCCCCTGCACCAGGAGTTCCAGTGGTCGCGCGGCACCGTCGGCGCGGCGGTCTCGGTGAACCTCGCGCTGTACGGACTGACCGCGCCGTTCGCCGCCGCACTGATGGACCGCTTCGGCATCCGCAAGGTCGTCGCGGTCGCCCTGACCGTGATCGCGGCGGGCTCCGGGCTCACCGTGTACATGCACGCGGCCTGGCAACTCATGCTGTACTGGGGCCTGTTGGTGGGTCTTGGCAGCGGCTCGATGGCGCTCGCGTTCGCCGCGACCGTCACCAACCGGTGGTTCACCGAGCGCCGCGGCCTGGTCACCGGCATCCTCACCGCCGCCTCCGCGTCCGGCCAACTGATCTTCCTGCCGCTGCTCTCCTGGCTGGTGGAGGCGCACGGCTGGCGCCCGGCCGCCATCACGGTGGCCCTCGCCGCGCTCGCCGTCGTCCCCTTCGTCTGGCTGCTCCTGCGCGACCACCCGGCGGACGTGGGCCTCGCGCCGTACGGGTCGGACGCGCCCGTGCCCAAGCCGGCCCCCGTCACGGGCGCGGCCCGCCGGACCCTGACCGTCCTCGTCAAGGCCGCGCGCACCGGGCCGTTCTGGCTGCTCGCGGGCACCTTCGCGATCTGCGGCGCCTCCACCAACGGCCTCGTGCAGACCCATTTCGTGCCGGCCGCCCACGACCACGGCATGCCGGTCACCGCGGCCGCCGGGCTCCTCGCCGTCGTCGGTGTCTTCGACGTCGCCGGCACGATCTTCTCGGGCTGGCTCACCGACCGCTTCGAATCGCGCCGCCTGCTCGCCACGTACTACGCGCTGCGCGGCGTCTCGCTCCTGTTCCTGCCGATGCTGCTCGCGCCCGCCGTGCACCCGCCGATGATTTTCTTCATCGTCTTCTACGGGCTCGACTGGGTCGCCACCGTGCCGCCGACCATCGCCCTGTGCCGCCGCCACTACGGCGAGGACAGCGCGATCGTCTTCGGCTGGGTGCTGGCCTCCCACCAGGTCGGCGCGGCCGTTGTCGCCTTCCTCGCGGGGGTGGCCCGCGACGCGTTCGGCAGCTACGACGTGGTCTGGTACGCCTCGGGCGCGCTGTGCGCGGCGGCCGCGCTGATGGCGCTGGTCATCCGGCGCGTGGGCCCCGGCGGGGAACCGTTCGCCGCGTGA
- a CDS encoding helix-turn-helix domain-containing protein: protein MNAHRTRHRVVVLALDGLLPFELGIPQRIFGRANGPAGGPLYEVVTCSVRPPGPVRTDADFSVLIENGPEALAGADTVVVPASYELGPVFEEGVLTPELAAAFALVRPGARLVSICTGGYVLAAGGYLDGRRAATHWAHAEHFQRLHPSVDVDPEVLFIDDGDVLTSAGVAAGIDLCLHIVRRDHGAAVANDVARRMVVPPHRAGGQSQFIQRPVPEPQLATTTAARAWALGRLHEPIQLRDMAEREAMSVRTFTRRFREEVGLSPGQWLTQQRVEHARQLLETTDLSVDATARAAGFGTATSLRQHFQAALGVPPTAYRRTFRAGAAG, encoded by the coding sequence ATGAACGCCCACCGCACCCGCCACCGCGTCGTGGTGCTCGCCCTCGACGGGCTGCTCCCCTTCGAGCTCGGCATCCCCCAGCGGATATTCGGCCGCGCGAACGGCCCGGCGGGCGGGCCGCTGTACGAGGTGGTCACCTGCTCGGTGCGGCCGCCGGGTCCGGTGCGTACCGACGCGGACTTCTCGGTCCTGATCGAGAACGGGCCCGAGGCGCTGGCCGGCGCGGACACGGTGGTCGTCCCGGCCTCGTACGAGCTGGGCCCGGTCTTCGAAGAGGGTGTCCTCACCCCCGAACTGGCCGCCGCGTTCGCCCTGGTGCGCCCCGGCGCCCGTCTGGTGTCCATCTGTACGGGCGGGTACGTGCTGGCGGCGGGCGGATATCTCGACGGGCGTCGCGCCGCCACGCACTGGGCCCACGCCGAGCACTTCCAGCGTCTGCATCCCAGCGTGGACGTGGATCCCGAGGTGCTGTTCATCGACGACGGTGACGTGCTGACGTCGGCGGGGGTGGCCGCCGGGATCGACCTGTGCCTGCACATCGTGCGGCGCGACCACGGCGCGGCCGTCGCCAACGACGTGGCGCGGCGCATGGTGGTCCCCCCGCACCGGGCCGGCGGCCAGTCGCAGTTCATCCAACGGCCGGTACCCGAGCCCCAGTTGGCGACCACGACGGCCGCGCGCGCCTGGGCGCTGGGACGGCTGCACGAGCCGATCCAGTTGCGGGACATGGCCGAGCGCGAGGCCATGTCGGTGCGCACCTTCACGCGTCGCTTCCGCGAGGAGGTGGGTCTGAGCCCGGGCCAGTGGCTCACCCAGCAGCGCGTGGAGCACGCGCGCCAACTGCTGGAAACGACCGATCTGTCGGTGGACGCGACGGCCCGCGCGGCCGGATTCGGTACGGCGACGTCGCTGCGCCAGCACTTCCAGGCCGCCCTGGGTGTGCCGCCGACCGCCTACCGCCGCACCTTCCGCGCCGGGGCGGCGGGCTGA
- a CDS encoding Zn-dependent alcohol dehydrogenase, whose product MRGVLFDGERTQVVDDLEIRAPGPGEVLVAVAAAGLCHSDLSVIDGTIPFPVPVVLGHEGAGVVDAVGPGVTHVAPGDHVALSTLAGCGACAECDRGRPTMCREAIGRPGRPFTRAGRPVHQFAANSAFAERTLVKAVQAVKIPKEVPLTSAALIGCGVLTGVGAVLNRARVDIGESVVVIGTGGIGLNVIQGARVAGASVIVAVDTNPAKEPLARRFGATHFLPSAQGVRDILPTGADHAFECVGHPALIRAAVDLLDRHGQAVLLGMTAPGTEASFLPAALFLDKSILGCRYGSSRPQRDIPRYCELYLKGALLLDELVTRTYSVQNSDDFAEAARDLREGRVARGVLTFQATGAGPAQPAAPARKVRR is encoded by the coding sequence GTGAGAGGTGTCCTTTTCGACGGAGAGCGGACCCAGGTCGTGGACGACCTGGAGATACGGGCCCCGGGCCCCGGGGAGGTGCTGGTGGCCGTCGCGGCGGCCGGGCTGTGCCACTCGGACCTGTCCGTCATCGACGGAACGATCCCCTTCCCCGTGCCGGTGGTGCTCGGGCACGAGGGTGCGGGCGTGGTGGACGCGGTGGGCCCGGGCGTGACGCACGTGGCGCCGGGCGACCACGTCGCGCTCTCCACGCTGGCCGGCTGCGGCGCGTGCGCGGAGTGCGACCGGGGCCGGCCCACGATGTGCCGGGAGGCGATCGGCAGGCCGGGCCGCCCGTTCACGCGCGCGGGCCGGCCGGTCCACCAGTTCGCCGCCAACTCCGCCTTCGCGGAACGCACCCTGGTCAAGGCCGTCCAGGCGGTGAAGATCCCCAAGGAGGTGCCGCTCACCTCGGCGGCCCTGATCGGCTGCGGGGTCCTGACCGGCGTCGGCGCCGTCCTCAACCGGGCCCGGGTGGACATCGGCGAGAGCGTCGTCGTCATCGGCACCGGCGGCATCGGGCTCAACGTCATCCAGGGCGCTCGCGTCGCCGGCGCCTCGGTGATCGTCGCCGTGGACACCAACCCGGCGAAGGAGCCGCTGGCCCGCCGGTTCGGCGCGACCCACTTCCTGCCCTCGGCGCAGGGCGTACGCGACATCCTGCCCACCGGCGCCGACCACGCCTTCGAATGCGTGGGCCACCCCGCCCTGATCCGCGCCGCCGTCGACCTCCTCGACCGGCATGGCCAGGCCGTTCTGCTCGGCATGACCGCCCCCGGCACGGAGGCGTCCTTCCTGCCTGCCGCGCTCTTCCTCGACAAGTCCATCCTCGGCTGCCGGTACGGGAGTTCACGTCCTCAGCGCGACATCCCGCGCTACTGCGAGCTCTACCTCAAGGGCGCCCTGCTCCTGGACGAACTGGTCACCAGGACCTACTCCGTGCAGAACTCCGACGACTTCGCCGAGGCGGCGCGGGACCTGCGCGAGGGGCGGGTGGCACGCGGGGTGCTGACCTTCCAGGCCACCGGCGCGGGTCCCGCTCAGCCCGCCGCCCCGGCGCGGAAGGTGCGGCGGTAG
- a CDS encoding acyl-CoA dehydrogenase family protein, protein MDFRFGPADTAFRQEARTWLTTHLSAQPPDWERALGAGGWIGLGWPDRTYGNRTATLTQQVVWAEEYARAAAPPRTGHIGENLLAPTLLTHGTPAQKDRFLPPIARGEERWCQGYSEPGAGSDLAGIRTAARREGDTYRVTGQKIWTSLAHEADWCFVLARTEPGSRRHHGLSFLLVPMDQPGRIEVRPIRQLTGTSEFNEVFFDGATARAEHLVGGEGNGWAIAMSLLALERGVSTLAQQIGFAAELEQVVARTLADPAPLDPALRARIATQWAELKVMRWNALRTLGSAQDPGAPSVAKLLWGGWHRRLGELAMAVRGASATVTSADWDASKPYGLDAFQHLFLFSRADTIYGGSDEIQRTIIAERVLGLPREVRVP, encoded by the coding sequence GTGGACTTCCGATTCGGCCCCGCCGACACCGCCTTCCGCCAGGAGGCCCGAACCTGGCTCACCACGCACCTGTCCGCCCAACCGCCCGATTGGGAAAGGGCGTTGGGGGCGGGCGGATGGATCGGCCTGGGCTGGCCGGACCGGACGTATGGCAACCGCACAGCCACCCTCACCCAGCAGGTCGTCTGGGCGGAGGAGTACGCCCGCGCCGCCGCCCCGCCCCGCACCGGCCACATCGGCGAAAACCTCCTCGCCCCCACCCTCCTCACCCACGGCACCCCCGCCCAGAAGGACCGGTTCCTGCCCCCGATCGCCCGGGGCGAGGAACGCTGGTGCCAGGGCTACAGCGAACCCGGCGCCGGCTCCGACCTCGCCGGCATCCGCACGGCCGCCCGCCGCGAGGGCGACACCTACCGCGTCACGGGCCAGAAGATATGGACCTCCCTGGCCCACGAGGCCGACTGGTGCTTCGTCCTGGCCCGCACCGAACCGGGCTCCCGGCGCCACCACGGCCTCTCCTTCCTCCTCGTGCCGATGGACCAGCCCGGCAGGATCGAGGTCAGGCCGATCCGCCAGCTGACGGGGACCAGCGAGTTCAACGAGGTGTTCTTCGACGGCGCGACGGCCCGCGCCGAGCACCTGGTGGGCGGCGAGGGCAACGGCTGGGCGATCGCCATGAGCTTGCTCGCCCTGGAGCGCGGAGTCTCCACTTTGGCCCAACAGATCGGGTTCGCCGCCGAGTTGGAGCAGGTCGTCGCCCGGACCCTGGCGGACCCCGCGCCCCTGGACCCCGCCCTGCGCGCCCGTATCGCCACCCAGTGGGCCGAGCTGAAGGTCATGCGCTGGAACGCCCTGCGCACCCTCGGCAGCGCCCAGGACCCGGGCGCGCCCAGCGTCGCCAAGCTGCTGTGGGGCGGCTGGCACCGGCGGCTCGGGGAGCTCGCGATGGCCGTACGGGGCGCATCGGCCACCGTGACGTCCGCCGACTGGGACGCGTCGAAACCGTACGGACTCGACGCGTTCCAGCACCTGTTCCTGTTCTCCAGGGCCGACACGATCTACGGCGGCTCGGACGAGATCCAGCGCACCATCATCGCCGAGCGCGTGCTCGGCCTGCCCAGGGAGGTCCGGGTTCCGTGA
- a CDS encoding SDR family NAD(P)-dependent oxidoreductase — translation MGNFLAGGVVAVTGAGRGIGRAVALAAAAEGAKVVVNDYGVSVEGGEPSSEVADAVAKEIVAAGGRAVAVADDISTMAGGQRVVDTALAQYGRIDGVVCVAGILRERMLFNMSEQEWDPVIATHLKGTFTVFRAASAVMRRQGSGTLIGFTSGNHQGSVAQANYSAAKGGIISLVRSAALGLHKYGVTANAVAPVARTRMSANVPMELAEIGSPEDVAALVVYLLSARAREEGITGQVYTVAGPKIAVWAQPRELRAGYADGGWTPERIAEFLPGTVGTDPMPMLAHLDRMARAAASGSRPNT, via the coding sequence GTGGGGAACTTCTTGGCAGGCGGGGTCGTCGCCGTGACGGGGGCGGGCCGGGGCATCGGGCGCGCCGTCGCGCTCGCCGCGGCCGCCGAGGGGGCGAAGGTCGTCGTCAACGACTACGGCGTCTCGGTCGAGGGCGGCGAGCCCAGCAGTGAGGTGGCCGACGCGGTGGCGAAGGAGATCGTCGCGGCGGGCGGCCGGGCGGTGGCGGTCGCCGACGACATCTCCACGATGGCGGGCGGCCAACGGGTCGTGGACACCGCGCTCGCCCAGTACGGGCGGATCGACGGGGTGGTCTGCGTCGCGGGCATCCTGCGCGAACGCATGCTGTTCAACATGTCCGAGCAGGAGTGGGACCCGGTCATCGCCACGCACCTGAAGGGGACGTTCACCGTCTTCCGCGCGGCCTCGGCGGTCATGCGGCGCCAGGGCTCGGGCACGCTGATCGGCTTCACCAGCGGTAACCACCAGGGCAGTGTGGCCCAGGCCAACTACAGCGCGGCGAAGGGGGGCATCATCTCGCTGGTCCGCAGCGCCGCGCTCGGGCTGCACAAGTACGGGGTGACGGCCAACGCGGTGGCGCCCGTCGCCCGCACCCGGATGTCCGCGAACGTGCCCATGGAGCTGGCGGAGATCGGGTCGCCCGAGGACGTGGCGGCGCTCGTGGTGTATCTGCTGTCCGCCCGGGCCCGCGAGGAGGGCATCACCGGGCAGGTGTACACCGTCGCCGGGCCCAAGATCGCGGTGTGGGCGCAGCCGAGGGAGCTTCGTGCGGGGTACGCGGACGGGGGCTGGACCCCGGAGCGGATCGCGGAGTTCCTTCCCGGCACGGTCGGGACGGACCCGATGCCGATGCTGGCCCACCTGGACCGCATGGCCCGGGCCGCGGCGTCAGGCTCCCGCCCCAACACGTAA
- a CDS encoding cyclase family protein, with amino-acid sequence MPLPPEFHEIARRVNNWGRWGAEDEMGTLNLITDAVVREAVAGVRDGRRVPLALPLRQDGVQTGVIPGRINPLHTMVQINQELFGPGTVACSDDAVTFGLQAATHWDALTHVSHSGKLYNGRPAATITAHGGAEFSGIDKFGPVVSRGVLLDVARAKGLDRLDGSHAVTPEDLAEAEEFAGVTVRAGDIVLVRTGQIQVYLAGDRHGYGYPSPGLSVRTPEWFHARDVAAVANDTLTFEIFPPEIEDLWLPVHALDLVEMGMPQGQNWNLEELSRACAQASRHTFLLSAMPEPFVGGTGTPVAPVAIL; translated from the coding sequence ATGCCACTGCCGCCCGAGTTCCACGAGATCGCCCGCCGCGTGAACAACTGGGGGCGCTGGGGGGCCGAGGACGAGATGGGCACGCTCAACCTCATCACCGACGCCGTCGTGCGCGAGGCCGTCGCGGGCGTGCGCGACGGGCGACGCGTCCCGCTCGCGCTGCCGCTGCGACAGGACGGCGTGCAGACCGGCGTCATCCCGGGCCGGATCAACCCGCTGCACACCATGGTGCAGATCAACCAGGAACTCTTCGGCCCGGGCACCGTCGCGTGCAGCGACGACGCGGTGACGTTCGGGCTCCAGGCGGCCACGCACTGGGACGCGCTGACCCACGTCTCGCACTCGGGCAAGCTCTACAACGGCCGCCCCGCCGCCACCATCACCGCGCACGGCGGCGCCGAGTTCAGCGGCATCGACAAGTTCGGCCCCGTCGTCTCGCGCGGGGTGCTTCTCGACGTCGCCCGCGCCAAGGGGCTCGACCGCCTGGACGGCAGCCACGCGGTCACCCCCGAGGACCTGGCCGAGGCGGAGGAGTTCGCGGGGGTCACGGTGCGCGCCGGTGACATCGTCCTCGTACGGACCGGGCAGATCCAGGTGTATCTGGCCGGGGACCGGCACGGGTACGGCTACCCCTCGCCCGGGCTCTCCGTGCGCACGCCCGAGTGGTTCCACGCGCGCGATGTCGCGGCGGTCGCCAACGACACCCTCACGTTCGAGATCTTCCCGCCGGAGATCGAGGACCTGTGGCTGCCGGTGCACGCGCTCGACCTGGTCGAGATGGGCATGCCGCAGGGCCAGAACTGGAACCTGGAGGAGCTGTCACGGGCCTGCGCGCAGGCCTCGCGCCACACTTTCCTGCTGAGCGCCATGCCCGAGCCGTTCGTCGGCGGCACGGGGACCCCCGTCGCCCCGGTGGCCATCCTGTAG
- a CDS encoding ATP-binding protein — MQVLQVQLEVGPDPAEVGRARRWARSRLAGCGIGLDEPVAETLILLISELVTNAVVHTGRPAVLRMRLGPAECGTVRVEVCDVSCRPPEPRHAQGDDTNGRGLELVDGLADRWGWRPEGVGKSIWCEVDRATPGRQPGPELSRHSGLKEHTGRTDGACENVTYVPPRAVTNRA; from the coding sequence GTGCAGGTGCTTCAGGTTCAGTTGGAGGTCGGTCCCGATCCCGCCGAGGTGGGCCGGGCCCGCAGGTGGGCCCGCTCACGGCTGGCGGGCTGCGGTATAGGGCTCGACGAGCCGGTCGCCGAGACGTTGATCCTGCTGATCTCGGAACTCGTCACCAACGCCGTGGTGCACACGGGCCGGCCGGCGGTGCTGCGGATGCGGCTGGGTCCCGCCGAGTGCGGCACCGTAAGGGTCGAGGTGTGTGACGTCAGCTGTCGGCCGCCCGAGCCGCGCCACGCGCAGGGCGACGACACCAACGGGCGCGGCCTCGAACTCGTCGACGGGCTCGCCGACCGGTGGGGCTGGCGGCCCGAGGGGGTGGGCAAGTCCATCTGGTGCGAGGTGGACCGCGCCACGCCCGGCAGACAGCCGGGTCCGGAGCTTTCGAGGCATTCGGGGCTCAAGGAGCACACGGGGCGCACGGACGGGGCGTGCGAGAACGTGACGTATGTGCCCCCGCGCGCTGTCACCAATAGGGCATAA
- a CDS encoding acyl-CoA dehydrogenase family protein: MDFQLTADQKALRAAMRDLLAARLDRAALRAAVERPALDRELWRALGEAGFFALRLPEREGGVGLTLADAALVFEEAGRALLPGPLVATHLAAGTEPGAATGESVVTRVDGPLVGWLAEADYVQGDAEGAVALRSVDPLTPLHRTRGTRTYVPEAALLAAAEQVGSASRSTELAVQHARSRAQFGQPIGAFQAVKHLCADMLVRTEVARAAVYAAAVTQDPCEIAGAKLLADEAAVRGARDCLQVHGGMGFTWEAEVHLHLKRAWVRAEQWQSAKEAAEVLAAAL, encoded by the coding sequence ATGGACTTCCAGCTCACCGCGGACCAGAAGGCGTTGCGGGCGGCCATGCGCGATCTCCTGGCGGCGCGCCTGGACCGTGCGGCGCTGCGGGCGGCCGTGGAGCGGCCCGCGCTCGACCGGGAGCTGTGGCGGGCGCTGGGCGAGGCGGGCTTCTTCGCCCTGCGGCTGCCCGAGCGCGAGGGCGGCGTCGGCCTCACGCTCGCCGACGCGGCACTCGTGTTCGAGGAGGCGGGACGGGCCCTGCTGCCCGGCCCGCTGGTGGCGACCCACCTCGCCGCAGGGACCGAACCGGGCGCGGCCACGGGGGAGTCCGTGGTGACCCGGGTCGACGGCCCCCTCGTCGGCTGGCTCGCGGAGGCCGATTACGTCCAGGGGGACGCCGAGGGCGCCGTCGCGCTGCGCTCGGTCGACCCGCTGACCCCCCTGCACCGTACGCGCGGAACCCGTACGTACGTGCCCGAAGCGGCCCTGCTCGCCGCCGCCGAACAGGTGGGCAGCGCGTCCCGCAGCACCGAGCTCGCGGTGCAACACGCCAGGAGCCGCGCCCAGTTCGGGCAGCCGATCGGCGCTTTCCAGGCCGTGAAACACCTCTGCGCCGACATGCTCGTACGCACCGAGGTGGCGCGTGCGGCGGTGTACGCGGCGGCCGTCACCCAGGATCCGTGCGAGATCGCCGGGGCCAAACTCCTCGCCGACGAGGCGGCCGTGCGCGGCGCGCGCGACTGCCTCCAGGTGCACGGCGGCATGGGTTTCACCTGGGAGGCCGAGGTCCATCTGCACCTCAAGCGGGCCTGGGTGCGGGCCGAGCAGTGGCAGTCGGCCAAGGAGGCGGCCGAAGTTCTGGCGGCGGCCCTGTAG
- a CDS encoding acyl-CoA dehydrogenase family protein: MDLTCTEEEEAFRSRLRDWLSKALPRLPPRPDPSDWPARRAYDTGWQRMLYDAGYAGLHWPVAAGGRGATPTQHLIYLEETERAGAPYVGANFVGLLHAGPTIAAEGTPEQRARWLPPVLRGDEIWCQGFSEPDAGSDLAALRTRAVRDGDDYVVTGSKIWTSHAEVADWCELLVRTAPIDASVPKHRGITWLALPMDAPGITVRPLRTLAGSAEFAEVFLDEVRVPVAHRVGAENDGWRVTMVTLAFERGTAFVGEVVACRRTLTELAATARRNGAWDDDETRRRLGALNAEFTALWRLTQWNVSASTRGGGAPGVGGSVFKLRYSHARQELYETAARVLGPDALDLGRALILDRLSSLSYTIAAGTSQIQRNIVAERILGLPKGR; this comes from the coding sequence ATGGACCTCACCTGTACCGAGGAGGAAGAGGCCTTCAGGTCCCGCCTGCGTGACTGGCTCTCGAAGGCGCTGCCCCGGCTGCCGCCCAGGCCCGACCCGTCCGACTGGCCGGCCCGCAGGGCGTACGACACGGGCTGGCAGCGGATGCTGTACGACGCCGGGTACGCGGGGCTGCACTGGCCCGTGGCGGCCGGGGGGCGGGGCGCCACGCCCACGCAGCACCTCATCTACCTGGAGGAGACCGAGAGGGCGGGCGCCCCCTACGTGGGAGCGAACTTCGTCGGGCTGCTGCACGCGGGCCCCACCATCGCCGCCGAAGGCACCCCCGAACAGCGGGCCCGCTGGCTGCCGCCGGTGCTACGCGGCGACGAGATCTGGTGCCAGGGCTTCAGCGAACCCGACGCGGGCTCCGACCTGGCCGCGCTGCGCACCCGGGCGGTCCGCGACGGCGACGACTACGTGGTGACGGGGTCGAAGATCTGGACCTCGCACGCGGAAGTCGCCGACTGGTGCGAGCTGTTGGTGCGCACCGCGCCCATCGACGCGTCCGTGCCCAAGCATCGGGGCATCACCTGGCTCGCCCTGCCGATGGACGCGCCCGGCATCACGGTCCGTCCGCTGCGCACCCTGGCCGGCTCGGCGGAGTTCGCCGAGGTGTTCCTCGACGAGGTGCGGGTGCCGGTCGCCCACCGGGTCGGTGCGGAGAACGACGGCTGGCGGGTCACCATGGTGACGCTGGCCTTCGAACGCGGCACGGCCTTCGTGGGGGAGGTGGTCGCCTGTCGCAGGACGCTGACCGAACTGGCCGCGACCGCCAGACGCAACGGCGCCTGGGACGACGACGAGACCAGGCGCCGACTGGGCGCCCTGAACGCCGAGTTCACGGCGTTGTGGCGGCTCACCCAGTGGAACGTCAGCGCGTCCACGCGCGGCGGCGGCGCCCCGGGGGTCGGCGGTTCCGTCTTCAAGCTCCGCTATTCGCACGCACGTCAGGAGCTGTACGAAACCGCGGCCCGCGTCCTTGGGCCCGACGCGCTCGACCTCGGCCGCGCCCTGATCCTGGACCGGCTCTCCTCGCTCTCCTACACCATCGCCGCCGGCACCTCGCAGATCCAGCGGAACATCGTCGCCGAGCGCATCCTCGGCCTCCCCAAGGGGCGCTGA
- a CDS encoding AMP-binding protein, with protein MTGTAQALESSRTLWELTERRAALTPRRPALLQGDRVLTFGALRERCERAAAGLYGMGVRPGTVVAWQLPTRIETVILSFALARLGAVQSPLIPFSRDREAGFALRESGAEFFAVPGVWRGFDHTAMARRLGARGVFEAYDHLPDGDPGVLPPAPGDGTSVRWIYWTSGTTSDPKGVLHTDRSLIAGGSCLAGALRLSEADVGSMAFPFAHIAGSDYTVMLLLHGFPAVLFEHFALPDALAEYRRHGVTVAGGSTAFYSMFLAEQRKRPGERIIPTLRLLAGGGAPKPPEVYHAVVREMGVQLTHGYGMTEVPMITMGDPEDTPENLATTEGRPPAGMEIRVTDRAGGPLAPGVDGEVRLRGDAVCRGYLDPAQSRAAFDADGFLITGDVGHVRESGHLVLTGRIKDIIIRKGENISAKEIEDLLHTHPDVGDAAVIGLPDAERGELVCAVVEQPPGARELTLAGITAHLRAQGLSAHKLPERLEVVEALPRNETLRKVVKSTLRQRFGGA; from the coding sequence ATGACCGGCACCGCACAGGCACTGGAGTCCTCGCGCACGCTCTGGGAGCTGACCGAACGCCGCGCCGCGCTCACCCCTCGGCGTCCGGCTCTGCTCCAGGGCGACCGCGTCCTCACCTTCGGCGCCCTGCGCGAGCGCTGCGAGCGGGCGGCGGCAGGCCTGTACGGCATGGGGGTGCGGCCCGGGACCGTGGTGGCCTGGCAGCTGCCGACCCGTATCGAGACGGTGATCCTGTCGTTCGCGCTCGCCCGGCTCGGCGCGGTGCAGTCGCCCCTGATCCCCTTCTCCCGCGACCGCGAGGCCGGCTTCGCGCTGCGGGAGTCCGGTGCGGAGTTCTTCGCGGTGCCCGGCGTCTGGCGCGGCTTCGACCACACCGCGATGGCGCGCCGACTCGGCGCGCGGGGCGTGTTCGAGGCGTACGACCACCTGCCCGACGGCGATCCGGGGGTGCTGCCGCCGGCGCCAGGGGACGGTACGTCCGTGCGGTGGATCTACTGGACATCGGGGACGACGTCCGACCCCAAGGGCGTGCTGCACACCGACCGTTCATTGATCGCGGGCGGCTCGTGCCTGGCGGGCGCCCTGCGCCTGTCGGAGGCCGACGTCGGCTCCATGGCGTTCCCCTTCGCCCACATAGCCGGGTCCGACTACACCGTGATGCTGCTGCTCCACGGCTTCCCCGCCGTGCTGTTCGAGCACTTCGCGCTGCCGGACGCGCTGGCGGAGTACCGGCGCCACGGCGTCACCGTGGCCGGCGGCTCGACCGCGTTCTACTCGATGTTCCTGGCCGAGCAGCGCAAGCGGCCCGGTGAGCGGATCATCCCCACCCTCCGGCTGCTCGCGGGCGGCGGGGCGCCGAAGCCGCCGGAGGTCTACCACGCGGTCGTGCGCGAGATGGGCGTACAGCTCACCCACGGGTACGGCATGACCGAGGTCCCGATGATCACCATGGGCGACCCCGAGGACACCCCCGAGAACCTGGCCACCACCGAGGGCCGGCCCCCGGCGGGCATGGAGATCCGCGTCACCGACCGGGCGGGCGGGCCGCTCGCGCCCGGGGTGGACGGCGAGGTGCGGCTGCGCGGCGACGCGGTGTGCCGGGGCTATCTCGACCCCGCCCAGTCGAGGGCCGCCTTCGACGCGGACGGGTTCCTGATCACCGGGGACGTGGGGCACGTGCGGGAGTCGGGGCACCTCGTCCTGACCGGGCGGATCAAGGACATCATCATCCGCAAGGGGGAGAACATCTCGGCGAAGGAGATCGAGGACCTGCTGCACACGCACCCGGACGTGGGGGACGCCGCCGTGATCGGCCTGCCGGACGCCGAGCGGGGGGAATTGGTGTGCGCGGTCGTCGAACAGCCGCCGGGCGCACGGGAGTTGACGCTCGCCGGGATCACGGCGCACTTGCGGGCCCAGGGGCTCTCGGCGCACAAGTTGCCCGAGCGGCTTGAGGTGGTGGAGGCGCTGCCGAGAAACGAGACACTGCGGAAGGTGGTGAAATCCACGTTGCGCCAGCGGTTCGGCGGGGCATGA